From Rutidosis leptorrhynchoides isolate AG116_Rl617_1_P2 chromosome 3, CSIRO_AGI_Rlap_v1, whole genome shotgun sequence, a single genomic window includes:
- the LOC139898876 gene encoding probable cinnamyl alcohol dehydrogenase 1: MASDSGNENCIGWAARDPSGFLSPYKFNRRDVGVDDVSLTITHCGVCYADVAWTRNVQGHSKYPLVPGHEIVGIVKEVGSNVQRFKIGDHVGVGTYVNSCRECEYCDEGLEVQCSKGSVFTFDGIDVDGTVTKGGYSSYIVAHERYCYRIPENYPLASAAPLLCAGITVWTPMIHHKMNQRPGKSLGVIGLGGLGHMAVKFGKSFGLKVTVFSTSLSKKDEALNVLGADSFVISSNDEEMKAMEKSIDFLINTASADIPFDQYLSLLKSGAVLSLVGFPREVKFHPASLILGMKSISGSITGGTKQTQEMLDYCAAHEIYPNIDIVPIQYANEALERLIKKDVKYRFVIDIANSLK; the protein is encoded by the exons ATGGCTTCCGATTCTGGTAACGAGAATTGCATTGGTTGGGCAGCACGGGATCCATCTGGTTTTCTATCCCCTTACAAGTTTAACCGAAG GGATGTCGGAGTTGATGATGTGTCACTAACCATCACTCACTGTGGAGTGTGTTATGCTGATGTCGCATGGACTAGGAACGTGCAAGGCCACTCAAAGTATCCTCTGGTACCAGG TCATGAGATTGTTGGAATTGTAAAAGAAGTTGGTTCAAACGTTCAACGCTTTAAAATAGGTGATCATGTCGGAGTAGGTACGTACGTGAACTCTTGTAGAGAGTGTGAATATTGTGATGAAGGACTCGAAGTCCAATGTTCAAAGGGATCCGTATTCACATTTGACGGTATTGATGTCGATGGTACCGTTACCAAAGGAGGATATTCGTCATATATTGTTGCTCACGAAAG ATACTGCTATAGAATACCGGAAAACTATCCGTTAGCTTCGGCTGCACCGTTGTTATGTGCGGGAATTACTGTTTGGACACCTATGATACACCATAAAATGAACCAGCGGCCTGGAAAATCGTTAGGCGTTATTGGGCTCGGTGGTCTTGGACACATGGCTGTTAAGTTTGGGAAGTCGTTTGGACTAAAAGTAACGGTTTTCAGCACTAGTTTGTCCAAAAAAGATGAAGCGTTAAATGTGTTAGGAGCTGACAGTTTCGTCATCTCAAGCAATGATGAAGAGATGAAG gcGATGGAGAAATCAATCGACTTCCTAATTAACACTGCTTCTGCTGATATCCCGTTCGATCAATACTTATCGTTACTGAAGAGCGGGGCTGTGTTATCGTTGGTCGGTTTCCCTCGAGAAGTGAAGTTTCATCCCGCAAGCCTTATTCTAG GCATGAAAAGCATCTCGGGGAGTATAACGGGAGGTACAAAACAAACTCAAGAAATGTTGGACTACTGTGCAGCTCATGAGATATACCCGAACATAGATATTGTCCCGATTCAGTATGCAAACGAAGCTCTTGAGAGGTTAATTAAGAAGGATGTCAAATATCGTTTTGTGATTGATATCGCAAACTCGCTCAAGTAA